Proteins found in one Lates calcarifer isolate ASB-BC8 unplaced genomic scaffold, TLL_Latcal_v3 _unitig_37_quiver_1812, whole genome shotgun sequence genomic segment:
- the LOC108894739 gene encoding neurexin-1-like produces FRQLPNRHPRGCDINATHFSLFVSAGKEEYVATFKGSEFFCYDLSLNPIQSSSDEITLSFKTLQRNGLMLHTGKSADYVNLALKNGAVSLVINLGSGAFEALVEPVNGKFNDNDWHDVKVTRNLRQVTISVDGILTTTGYTQEDYTMLGSDDFFYVGGSPSTADLPGSPVSNNFMGCLKE; encoded by the exons ttccGTCAGCTTCCCAACAGGCACCCAAGAGGCTGCGATATTAATGcaacacatttctctctctttgtctccgCAGGAAAAGAAGAGTATGTTGCAACCTTCAAAGGATCGGAGTTCTTCTGCTACGACTTGTCCTTGAACCCGATTCAAAGCAGCAGTGATGAAATCACATTGTCATTCAAAACCCTACAGAGGAATGGACTGATGCTGCACACGGGCAAATCAGCTGATTACGTCAACCTGGCACTGAAAAATGGGGCTGTCTCACTCGTCATTAATTTGGGGTCTGGAGCCTTTGAAGCTCTTGTGGAGCCAGTCAATGGGAAATTTAATGACAATGATTGGCATGATGTCAAAGTAACAAGGAATCTACGTCAG GTAACGATATCCGTGGATGGGATTCTGACCACCACAGGATATACACAGGAAGACTACACCATGCTAGGCTCTGACGACTTTTTCTATGTTGGAGGGAGTCCTAGCACAGCTGACCTGCCTGGATCACCGGTTAGCAACAACTTCATGGGCTGCCTCAAGGAG